A single region of the Sulfurospirillum arsenophilum NBRC 109478 genome encodes:
- a CDS encoding c-type cytochrome produces MKNFSLFALAGLLHVNLWSASNEVLYNSCRFCHGEKGEVNYLGKVEPIKRLDKPSLIILLQSYKKGEIDQIGLGKLMQAQIANFNDADIEQLSNYITSF; encoded by the coding sequence TTGAAAAATTTTAGTCTTTTTGCCCTCGCGGGACTTTTACATGTAAACCTTTGGAGTGCGAGCAATGAAGTACTGTATAACTCATGCCGTTTTTGCCATGGGGAAAAAGGTGAGGTGAATTATTTAGGGAAAGTTGAGCCAATCAAACGGCTTGATAAGCCTTCTCTCATAATCCTTTTGCAAAGTTATAAAAAAGGCGAAATTGATCAAATTGGGCTTGGCAAGCTTATGCAAGCCCAAATAGCAAATTTCAATGATGCAGATATTGAGCAACTCAGTAACTATATTACTTCGTTTTAA
- a CDS encoding DUF411 domain-containing protein encodes MKKIVLTSLILGFFISLFAETLPPVTVYKSKYCGCCGEWVKHMEKNGFKVTVVETEALNEVKIKYNVPAPLASCHTAIIGNFIVEGHTPASSIKHFLNDAPKDAIGLAVPGMPLGSPGMEQGNMKQPYDVLAFDKQGNTVVFEKF; translated from the coding sequence ATGAAAAAAATAGTTTTAACCAGCCTCATTTTAGGCTTTTTTATCTCGCTTTTTGCCGAAACACTTCCACCTGTTACTGTTTATAAATCCAAATATTGCGGGTGTTGTGGCGAATGGGTGAAACATATGGAAAAAAATGGCTTTAAAGTGACTGTCGTTGAAACAGAAGCGCTCAATGAAGTGAAAATCAAATACAATGTCCCCGCCCCACTTGCTTCATGTCACACTGCAATTATTGGTAATTTTATCGTCGAAGGTCATACACCAGCGAGCAGCATCAAGCATTTTCTCAATGATGCTCCTAAAGATGCCATCGGCTTAGCCGTTCCCGGTATGCCTCTTGGATCTCCTGGAATGGAACAAGGCAATATGAAACAACCCTACGATGTTTTAGCGTTTGACAAACAAGGTAACACCGTTGTTTTTGAAAAATTTTAG
- a CDS encoding ABC transporter ATP-binding protein, whose product MLQALHLKKVYRIGEMVQEVIKDFSLEIHEGEFISLIGPSGSGKSTVLNMLGCLDTPTEGEIVINNTSTTTMNRTQRANFRGENIGFIFQSFNLIPVLSVYENVEYPLIMVQNLEEKERQKRVLKLLEEVGMLEHKDKTPDKISGGQMQRVAIARALVTNPKIVFADEPTANLDTKTAHMIIELMKKIQREHQTTFVFATHDEKIVSNVDRLITIVDGEVVADQRMSK is encoded by the coding sequence ATGCTTCAAGCACTGCACCTTAAAAAGGTTTATCGCATCGGTGAAATGGTTCAAGAGGTTATCAAAGATTTCTCTTTAGAGATACATGAAGGCGAGTTTATCTCACTGATCGGTCCTAGTGGCAGTGGTAAAAGTACGGTCTTGAATATGCTTGGTTGCCTTGATACGCCCACTGAAGGTGAAATCGTTATCAACAACACTTCCACAACGACCATGAATCGAACACAAAGGGCTAACTTTAGAGGTGAAAACATTGGTTTTATTTTTCAAAGTTTCAATCTTATCCCTGTTTTGAGCGTTTATGAGAATGTTGAATATCCCCTAATTATGGTACAAAATCTCGAGGAAAAAGAGCGCCAGAAAAGAGTTCTAAAGCTTTTAGAGGAGGTTGGGATGTTAGAGCACAAAGATAAAACACCCGATAAAATCTCGGGCGGTCAGATGCAACGTGTCGCCATAGCAAGAGCACTCGTGACCAATCCAAAAATCGTCTTTGCGGACGAACCTACGGCAAATCTTGATACTAAAACAGCACATATGATTATTGAGCTGATGAAAAAAATCCAAAGAGAGCATCAAACCACTTTTGTGTTTGCGACGCATGATGAAAAAATAGTCTCTAATGTGGACAGACTCATCACCATTGTCGATGGTGAAGTTGTCGCAGATCAAAGGATGAGCAAATGA